A stretch of Cyanobacteria bacterium QS_8_64_29 DNA encodes these proteins:
- a CDS encoding NYN domain-containing protein gives MLDSFGQDPVFTPEQVLENRGRIAIFIDGSNLFYAALQLGIEIDYTKMLYRLTAGSRLLRAFFYTGVDSANEKQQGFLLWMRRNGYRVIAKDLVQLPDGSKKANLDVEIAVDMLSLAGTYDTAVLVSGDGDLAYAVDAVSYRGARIEVVSLRSMTSDSLIDVADRYVDLDRIRDGICKTSPSNGNRQGNGRASEYRSVTSLNVLEDGK, from the coding sequence ATGCTGGACAGTTTCGGTCAGGATCCGGTTTTTACCCCGGAGCAAGTGCTCGAGAACCGCGGCCGAATCGCCATTTTTATCGACGGCTCCAATCTGTTTTACGCGGCCCTGCAGCTGGGCATCGAAATTGACTATACCAAGATGCTCTATCGTCTGACGGCGGGATCGCGGCTGCTGCGCGCGTTTTTTTACACCGGCGTTGACAGTGCCAACGAAAAGCAGCAAGGGTTTTTGCTCTGGATGCGCCGCAATGGCTACCGGGTCATTGCCAAGGACTTGGTGCAGCTGCCGGATGGCTCCAAAAAAGCCAACCTGGATGTTGAGATTGCCGTCGACATGCTGTCGCTGGCCGGAACCTACGATACGGCCGTATTGGTCAGTGGAGATGGCGATCTGGCCTACGCCGTTGATGCCGTCAGTTACCGCGGCGCCCGCATCGAGGTGGTGAGCTTGCGCTCGATGACCAGCGACAGCCTCATCGACGTTGCTGATCGCTACGTAGACCTCGATCGCATCCGAGACGGCATTTGCAAAACGAGCCCCAGCAACGGCAACCGCCAGGGCAACGGCCGGGCGAGCGAGTACCGCAGCGTCACCAGCCTCAACGTCCTGGAAGACGGCAAATGA